One genomic region from Athalia rosae chromosome 3, iyAthRosa1.1, whole genome shotgun sequence encodes:
- the LOC105691957 gene encoding hemocyte protein-glutamine gamma-glutamyltransferase-like, producing the protein MASESLVVKGIFLYEQDNATAHRTCKYELVHMDPPTPVLRRGQPFNLAIRFDRSYVDETDIVRMLFSFGPNSNVLKGTRGVSTVTPRDTYLTDLEAWGIRMIGINGEDLMVEVRSPFDSPVGIWQLNVETTTAGSKKPPNTYHLDKDIYLLFNPWLKEDSVYMEDQRLLDEYIGNDTGKIWVGALGSCRGREWVFGQFDACVLPACQLLLERSGIKAASRGDPIKMTRAISRIVNSNDDRGVLTGRWDGEYSDGTAPSAWTGSVPILEQFLETKEEVSYGQCWVFAGVTTTVCRALGIPSRVVSNLVSAHDANASLSVDRYYNADNEELEYDPENPMGEDSIWNYHVWNDVWMSRPDLPKGYGGWQAIDATPQETSDGMYQCGPTSLEAIKDGAVGYNYDVPFMLASVNADLMRWKEDPTSDFGWSKIDCNKYHIGRMILTKIPFIFDPNGDRDKEDITALYKSKEGTEAERLTLLRAVRGSERAKKFYAVPDAAKEDVEFELVDLDRVKIGQPFAVTVRIKNKSNEPRNIQAILSAGSVYYTGVKANLVKRATGQFTVHPGGTEQLKLTVKVDDYLEKLVEYSIMKLYAIATVKETNQTWAEEDDFQVLKPPITVKIDGELIVGKPAAISLSFTNPLNRILTQCKFNYAGPGLTRNKTLPFRDVGPNELVRVEHQFEPQKAGKQQIIATFTSKQLVDVTGSATVEVFDEDE; encoded by the exons ATGGCGTCGGAATCGTTGGTCGTTAAGGGGATTTTCCTCTATGAGCAGGATAACGCGACTGCTCATCGTACGTGTAAATATGAACTCGTTCATATGGACCCACCTACACCGGTTCTTCGGCGGGGTCAGCCATTCAATTTGGCTATACGTTTCGATCGCAGTTACGTCGATGAAACGGATATAGTTCGCATGTTATTCAGTTTCGGTCCGAATTCGAACGTCCTGAAAGGAACTAGAGGAGTGAGCACCGTTACACCGAGAGACACTTATCTCACGGATTTGGAGGCATGGGGAATCAGAATGATTGGTATAAACGGCGAAGATCTCATGGTCGAAGTTAGAAGCCCTTTCGACAGTCCGGTCGGTATTTGGCAATTGAATGTCGAAACTACCACCGCTGGGAGTAAGAAGCCACCGAATACTTATCACTTGGATAAGGATATTTATTTGCTGTTCAACCCGTGGCTCAAAG AGGACTCGGTTTACATGGAAGACCAGAGACTCCTCGACGAGTACATCGGCAATGACACCGGAAAAATTTGGGTCGGTGCTTTGGGGAGTTGCAGAGGCAGGGAATGGGTCTTCGGTCAATTCGACGCCTGCGTTCTTCCCGCGTGTCAACTTTTGTTGGAAAGATCGGGAATAAAGGCCGCATCTCGCGGGGATCCCATCAAAATGACGAGGGCGATTTCGAGAATC GTGAATTCGAACGACGACAGGGGTGTTCTCACCGGTCGTTGGGACGGCGAGTATTCGGACGGCACGGCCCCGTCAGCTTGGACGGGGAGTGTGCCGATCCTCGAACAATTTTTGGAAACTAAGGAAGAAGTTAGTTACGGTCAATGTTGGGTGTTCGCCGGTGTAACGACAACGGTTTGCAGAGCCCTAGGGATACCGTCGAGAGTCGTTTCGAATTTGGTATCGGCCCATGACGCGAACGCGTCTCTGTCCGTCGATCGTTACTACAACGCTGACAACGAGGAGTTGGAATACGACCCCGAAAATCCGATGGGGGAAGACTCCATTTGGAATTATCACGTATGGAACGACGTTTGGATGTCGAGACCGGATCTCCCGAAAGGTTACGGCGGATGGCAAGCGATCGATGCTACTCCTCAAGAAACTTCTGACGGAATGTACCAATGCGGTCCGACTTCTCTCGAAGCCATAAAAGACGGTGCGGTCGGTTACAATTACGACGTACCTTTCATGTTGGCCTCCGTTAACGCCGATCTCATGAGATGGAAGGAAGATCCGACCAGCGATTTTGGATGGAGCAAAATAGACTGCAACAAATACCA TATCGGCAGAATGATTTTGACCAAAATCCCGTTCATCTTCGATCCTAACGGCGATCGTGACAAGGAGGACATCACCGCCTTGTACAAATCTAAAGAAG gAACGGAAGCCGAACGTTTGACTTTACTCAGAGCGGTGCGAGGTTCGGAAAGAGCGAAGAAGTTCTACGCTGTTCCAGATGCGGCGAAAGAAGACGTTGAGTTCGAACTCGTTGATTTGGACAGAGTGAAAATTGGTCAACCGTTCGCCGTGACGGTCCGCATAAAGAATAAATCAAACGAACCGAGAAATATTCAGGCGATATTATCGGCCGGAAGTGTTTATTACACCGGAGTTAAAGCTAATTTGGTAAAGAGAGCGACCGGACAGTTCACCGTTCATCCTGGGGGCA ccgaaCAGCTCAAACTGACCGTGAAAGTTGACGATTACCTTGAGAAATTGGTCGAATATTCGATAATGAAGCTCTACGCTATAGCAACTGTTAAGGAAACCAATCAAACATGGGCCGAAGAAGACGATTTCCAAGTTTTAAAACCGCCAATAACCGTCAAG ATCGACGGCGAACTTATCGTCGGAAAACCTGCGGCCATTTCGCTGAGCTTCACGAATCCGTTGAATAGAATTTTAACCCAATGTAAGTTTAACTACGCCGGTCCCGGATTGACCAGAAACAAAACTCTGCCGTTCAGAGACGTCGGACCGAACGAATTAGTCAGAGTTGAGCATCAGTTTGAACCGCAAAAAGCTGGCAAACAACAAATTATCGCAACTTTCACGTCCAAGCAACTCGTAGACGTCACAGGATCGGCAACCGTTGAGGTCTTTGACGAGGACgagtga